In Solanum lycopersicum chromosome 5, SLM_r2.1, the following are encoded in one genomic region:
- the LOC101252081 gene encoding basic leucine zipper 43, with translation MIPSEAAATHYFASQNPSPLPLDFNFMQNNLPSLHFSRYLTNILPSYPVNDFNNLIPSCISGNSTSDETDEQQLKIIDERKKRRMISNRESARRSRMRKQRQLDELWSQVVRLRTENHNLIDKLNHVSECHDKVLQENAQLKEETSDLRQMITDLQFNSPFPDLCELEDVPCTTAHLKAESSNLSITHSTNLLH, from the coding sequence ATGATTCCATCAGAAGCTGCAGCAACACACTATTTTGCTTCTCAAAATCCTTCACCTCTGCCTCTTGACTTCAACTTTATGCAAAACAATTTACCATCACTCCACTTCAGTAGATACTTAACTAACATCCTACCAAGCTATCCTGTGAACGACTTCAATAATCTGATACCGTCTTGCATCAGTGGTAACTCTACCTCTGATGAAACGGATGAGCAACAACTTAAGATCATCGACGAGAGAAAGAAGAGGAGGATGATATCTAATCGAGAATCAGCAAGAAGATCAAGGATGAGGAAACAAAGACAACTTGATGAGTTATGGTCACAAGTTGTTCGTCTTAGGACGGAGAATCATAATTTGATTGATAAACTTAATCATGTATCGGAATGTCATGACAAAGTCCTTCAAGAAAATGCACAGTTAAAGGAAGAAACTTCGGACCTTCGTCAGATGATTACTGATCTCCAGTTCAATAGTCCTTTCCCTGATTTATGTGAACTCGAAGATGTTCCTTGCACCACTGCTCATCTCAAGGCTGAATCGTCGAACCTATCCATCACTCATTCAACAAATTTGCTTCactaa